One Pontibacillus yanchengensis DNA window includes the following coding sequences:
- the aceA gene encoding isocitrate lyase, with protein MKQERVEELKQQWNQEGRWKGITRPYEAEDVIRLRGSMDIEHTLAKTGAEKLWKLLHSESYVHALGALTGNQAMQQVKAGLKAIYLSGWQVAADANLSGHMYPDQSLYPANSVPQVVKRINQALQRADQIHYMEGKTDTDWFAPIVADAEAGFGGQLNVFELMKSMIEAGASGVHFEDQLSSEKKCGHLGGKVLLPTQVAVKNLISARFAADVMGTPTVLIARTDANAADLITSDVDPYDATFMTGERTPEGFYKTKAGIDQAISRGLAYAPYADLIWCETSEPNLQEAQQFADAIHEKFPGKLLAYNCSPSFNWEKKLNQQTIATFQQQLAEMGYKFQFVTLAGFHALNHGMFELARKYKDEGMKAYSALQQAEFASEEYGYSATRHQREVGTGYFDEVAQVVSGGISSTTALKGSTESEQFTDQQIHS; from the coding sequence GTGAAGCAAGAACGTGTAGAGGAATTGAAACAGCAGTGGAATCAAGAAGGACGTTGGAAAGGAATTACCCGTCCATATGAGGCAGAGGATGTAATACGTTTAAGAGGTTCCATGGATATTGAACATACGTTAGCCAAAACAGGGGCAGAAAAACTATGGAAGCTTCTGCATTCTGAAAGCTATGTGCATGCGCTTGGTGCGCTTACAGGGAATCAGGCTATGCAACAAGTAAAGGCTGGCTTAAAAGCGATTTACTTAAGTGGTTGGCAGGTTGCGGCAGATGCAAACTTGTCTGGCCATATGTATCCTGATCAAAGTCTTTATCCTGCCAATAGTGTTCCTCAGGTAGTGAAACGAATAAATCAAGCACTTCAACGTGCTGATCAAATTCATTATATGGAAGGTAAGACAGATACAGATTGGTTCGCACCGATTGTAGCAGATGCAGAAGCAGGATTTGGTGGGCAACTGAATGTATTTGAATTAATGAAAAGCATGATTGAAGCTGGTGCTTCTGGAGTTCACTTTGAAGACCAGCTCTCCTCTGAGAAAAAATGTGGTCATCTAGGTGGGAAAGTTCTTTTACCAACGCAAGTTGCTGTGAAAAATTTGATCTCTGCTCGTTTCGCAGCTGATGTAATGGGAACACCAACTGTATTAATTGCGAGAACGGACGCCAATGCTGCTGACCTTATTACGAGTGACGTGGATCCTTATGATGCTACGTTTATGACAGGAGAGCGAACTCCAGAAGGTTTCTATAAAACAAAAGCTGGTATCGACCAGGCAATTTCTCGAGGCTTAGCTTACGCTCCATATGCTGATTTGATTTGGTGCGAGACGTCTGAACCAAATCTTCAGGAAGCTCAACAATTTGCTGATGCGATACATGAGAAGTTCCCAGGTAAATTACTGGCTTATAATTGCTCCCCTTCGTTTAATTGGGAAAAGAAACTAAATCAACAAACGATTGCAACGTTCCAGCAACAACTTGCTGAGATGGGATACAAATTCCAATTCGTAACACTAGCCGGTTTCCACGCCCTAAACCATGGTATGTTCGAATTGGCTAGAAAGTATAAGGATGAAGGGATGAAAGCTTATTCAGCTTTACAGCAAGCAGAGTTCGCTAGTGAAGAATATGGCTACTCAGCAACTAGACACCAGCGTGAAGTTGGAACAGGTTATTTTGATGAGGTAGCTCAAGTTGTTTCAGGAGGTATATCTTCTACTACTGCGCTAAAAGGATCGACTGAATCTGAACAATTTACCGATCAGCAAATTCATTCTTAA
- the aceB gene encoding malate synthase A: MEDGFKDILTEEALSFIEKLHHQFEERRQQLLERRTHIQQQLKQGEKPTFLSETTSIREGDWTIAPLPDDLQDRRVEITGPVDRKMIINALNSGASVFMADFEDSNSPTWSNTIQGQINLRDAIRRTIYFENDKGKVYQLGQNPAVLKVRPRGWHLDEKHVTINGTPVSAGIVDFGLYFFHNAKELIARHSGPYFYLPKMENYLEARLWNDIFVFAQQELGIPNGTIKATVLIETILASFEMDEILYELKDHSAGLNCGRWDYIFSYLKKFRHDHNVILPDRAQVTMEVPFMRAYSLLVIHTCHKRNAPAIGGMAAQIPIKNNSDANALAFQKVQADKEREVNDGHDGTWVAHPGMVLTAKEVFDKRMPTPNQIANKREDVEVTAEDLLEVPTGDITEQGLRTNINVGIQYIASWLLGRGAAPINNLMEDAATAEISRAQVWQWIRHPEGKLTDGRKVTFDLVEQINQEELEKIAQQVGFETYRQNLYEEAAALFTKLIQEDEFAEFLTIPAYEQL; this comes from the coding sequence ATGGAAGATGGGTTTAAGGACATTCTGACGGAAGAGGCTTTAAGTTTCATCGAGAAACTCCATCATCAATTTGAGGAGCGAAGGCAGCAACTTCTGGAACGGCGCACACATATACAACAGCAGTTAAAGCAGGGGGAGAAGCCTACTTTTTTATCTGAAACAACTTCCATCCGTGAAGGGGATTGGACGATTGCCCCGTTGCCGGATGATTTACAGGATCGGCGGGTTGAGATTACGGGCCCTGTGGACCGAAAAATGATTATCAATGCACTAAACTCAGGGGCTAGCGTGTTTATGGCTGATTTTGAAGATTCTAATTCACCAACTTGGTCTAACACCATTCAAGGACAAATCAATTTGCGTGATGCCATCCGCCGTACGATTTATTTTGAGAATGATAAAGGAAAAGTGTATCAGTTAGGTCAAAATCCTGCAGTATTAAAGGTTCGACCAAGGGGATGGCACTTAGATGAAAAGCATGTGACCATTAATGGTACTCCTGTATCAGCTGGCATCGTAGATTTCGGATTGTATTTTTTCCATAATGCAAAGGAGCTTATCGCACGTCATTCAGGGCCTTATTTTTATCTTCCGAAAATGGAAAATTATCTTGAAGCACGCTTGTGGAATGACATTTTCGTATTCGCGCAACAAGAGCTTGGTATTCCGAACGGGACAATTAAAGCAACTGTACTAATTGAGACCATTTTGGCTAGCTTTGAAATGGATGAAATTTTATATGAGCTTAAAGATCATTCTGCTGGATTAAATTGCGGTCGCTGGGACTACATTTTTAGTTACTTAAAAAAATTCCGCCACGATCACAATGTAATTTTACCTGACCGAGCTCAAGTGACGATGGAAGTTCCGTTTATGCGAGCGTATTCATTGCTCGTCATTCACACGTGTCACAAGCGAAATGCTCCAGCAATTGGTGGAATGGCGGCACAAATACCAATAAAAAATAATTCAGATGCAAACGCACTTGCTTTTCAGAAAGTGCAGGCTGATAAGGAGCGTGAAGTGAATGATGGACATGACGGGACGTGGGTTGCCCACCCGGGCATGGTTCTAACCGCAAAGGAAGTGTTTGATAAGAGGATGCCAACGCCAAATCAAATCGCAAACAAGCGAGAAGATGTGGAGGTTACAGCTGAAGACTTATTGGAGGTACCAACAGGAGACATCACAGAGCAAGGGTTGCGGACCAATATTAATGTCGGCATTCAGTATATTGCTTCTTGGTTGCTTGGCAGAGGTGCTGCTCCCATAAATAACTTGATGGAAGATGCAGCGACAGCTGAAATATCGCGAGCTCAAGTATGGCAGTGGATTCGTCATCCTGAAGGAAAGCTAACAGATGGACGGAAAGTAACATTTGATCTTGTTGAGCAAATCAACCAGGAAGAATTGGAGAAAATTGCCCAACAAGTCGGGTTTGAAACGTATCGGCAAAATCTTTATGAAGAAGCAGCGGCTCTGTTCACAAAACTCATTCAAGAAGATGAATTTGCCGAGTTTCTAACGATACCGGCATATGAACAGTTATAA
- a CDS encoding YhfH family protein produces the protein MTQIKISAHACPECGEKVDSSSQKYMMECERCLSKHEE, from the coding sequence ATGACACAAATCAAAATATCAGCTCATGCATGTCCTGAGTGTGGAGAGAAAGTGGATAGCAGCAGTCAGAAGTATATGATGGAATGTGAACGTTGTCTTTCTAAGCACGAAGAGTAA